The proteins below are encoded in one region of Equus przewalskii isolate Varuska chromosome 1, EquPr2, whole genome shotgun sequence:
- the LOC103559888 gene encoding olfactory receptor 4Q3, protein MKKDNGSKVTEFVLLGLSSSWELQLFLFLIFLLFYIAIVLGNLLIVVTVRADAHLLQSPMYYFLGHLSFIDLCLSCVTVPRMLGDFLQQGKIISFSGCLAQIYFLHFLGASEMFLLTVMAYDRYVAICNPLHYLIVMNRQLCLQLVFACWCWGFIHSITQVALVIQLPFCGPNELDNFYCDVPQVIKLACMDTFVVEVLMVSNSGLLSLICFLVLLFSYAVILITLRTCFHHGRSKALSTCASHLIVVSLIFVPCVFVYLRPFCSFSVDKVFSVFYTVITPMLNPLIYTLRNADMKTAMKKLRKKHVASFCHVKG, encoded by the coding sequence ATGAAAAAAGACAATGGTTCTAAGGTGACAGAATTTGTTCTTCTGGGTCTGTCATCATCCTGGGAGCTACAGCTATTTctcttcttaatatttttgttgttttacatAGCTATTGTGCTGGGGAACCTCTTGATAGTGGTAACAGTGAGAGCTGATGCCCACCTGCTCCAGTCTCCTATGTACTATTTTTTGGGCCATCTGTCCTTCATTGACCTATGCCTGAGCTGTGTTACTGTGCCCAGGATGTTAGGCGATTTCCTACAGCAGGGTAAGATCATCTCTTTCTCAGGATGCCTGGCCCAGATCTACTTCCTGCACTTTCTGGGAGCCAGTGAGATGTTTCTGCTGACAGTCATGGCCTATGATAGGTATGTTGCCATATGTAATCCTCTGCATTACCTGATAGTCATGAACCGCCAGCTATGCCTTCAGTTGGTTTTTGCCTGCTGGTGTTGGGGTTTCATCCACTCTATAACACAGGTTGCACTGGTCATCCAGCTTCCCTTCTGTGGCCCCAATGAACTGGACAACTTCTACTGTGATGTCCCACAGGTCATCAAGCTAGCCTGCATGGACACATTCGTGGTAGAGGTGCTGATGGTCTCAAACAGTGGTCTGCTATCTCTTATTTGCTTCTTGGTCTTGCTATTCTCTTATGCTGTCATCCTGATCACCCTGAGAACTTGCTTCCACCATGGCCGGAGCAAGGCACTCTCTACCTGTGCCTCCCACCTAATAGTGGTCAGCCTGATCTTTGTGCCGTGTGTATTCGTCTACCTGAGGCCTTTCTGCAGCTTCTCCGTGGATAAGGTATTCTCCGTCTTTTACACAGTGATCACACCTATGTTGAACCCCCTCATCTACACACTCAGAAATGCTGATATGAAGACAGCCatgaagaagctgagaaaaaagcATGTGGCATCCTTCTGCCACGTTAAAGGATGA
- the LOC103559889 gene encoding olfactory receptor 4N2-like, whose product MESNNSTVVSEFILLGLTQSRDIQLLVFVLVLIFYLIILPGNFLIILTIRLDPGLTAPLYFFLGNLAFLDASYSFIVAPRMLVDFLSDKKVISYKCCITQLFFLHFLGGGEALLLVVMAFDRYMAICRPLHYSTVMNPRACYVLLLALWLGGFVHSIIQVALILHLPFCGPNRLDNFFCDVPQVIKLAYTDTFVVELLMVFNSGLMTLLCFLGLLASYAVILCRVRGSSSEGKSKAMSTCTTHIIVIFLMFGPGIFIYTRPFRAFPADKVVSLFHTVIFPLLNPVIYTLRNQEVKSSMKRLFNQHTA is encoded by the coding sequence ATGGAGAGCAATAACAGTACAGTGGTGTCAGAATTCATACTCCTTGGTCTTACCCAATCTCGAGATATTCAGCTCCTGGTCTTTGTGCTAGTTTTAATTTTCTACCTCATCATCCTCCCTGGAAATTTCCTCATCATTCTCACCATCAGATTAGACCCTGGCCTCACAGCCCCCCTCTACTTCTTTCTGGGCAACTTGGCCTTCCTGGATGCATCCTACTCCTTCATTGTGGCTCCCAGGATGCTGGTGGACTTCCTCTCTGATAAGAAGGTAATCTCCTACAAATGCTGCATCACTCAGCTCTTTTTCTTGCACTTCCTTGGAGGAGGGGAGGCATTACTCCTTGTTGTGATGGCCTTTGACCGCTACATGGCCATCTGTCGTCCTTTACACTATTCAACTGTCATGAACCCCAGAGCCTGCTATGTCTTGCTCTTGGCTCTGTGGCTTGGAGGCTTTGTCCACTCCATTATCCAGGTGGCCCTCATCCTCCACTTGCCCTTCTGTGGCCCAAACCGACTGGATAATTTCTTCTGTGATGTGCCTCAGGTTATCAAGCTGGCCTACACGGACACCTTTGTAGTGGAACTCCTGATGGTCTTCAACAGTGGTCTGATGACCCTCCTGTGCTTCCTAGGGCTTCTGGCCTCCTATGCAGTCATCCTCTGCCGTGTACGTGGGTCCTCCTCTGAGGGGAAGAGCAAAGCAATGTCCACATGCACTACCCATATCATTGTTATATTTCTCATGTTTGGGCCTGGAATCTTCATCTACACTCGCCCATTTAGAGCCTTCCCAGCTGACAAGGTggtttctctctttcacacagTGATCTTTCCTTTGTTGAATCCTGTGATTTATACCCTTCGAAACCAGGAAGTGAAATCTTCCATGAAGAGGTTGTTTAATCAGCACACAGCCTAA